One part of the Quercus lobata isolate SW786 chromosome 7, ValleyOak3.0 Primary Assembly, whole genome shotgun sequence genome encodes these proteins:
- the LOC115952010 gene encoding tropinone reductase-like 2, with translation MAKRLDGKVAIVTGGANGIGASTVFLFHEHGAKVVIADIQDNLGQKIADKLGENVSYVHCDVTNEDDICNLIDTTVAKHGQLDVMYNNAGIMDSGSPFGRILDAKKSDLERVISVNLVGSFLGAKHAARVMVPQRKGCILFTSSATTAIAGMSSHAYAASKYAIVGVAKGLAAELGQYGIRVNCVSPFAVLGTGISGERSEADVSKAEFVLSNHVGNLKGQILKAEDVARAALYLASDEANYISGLNLLVDGGYSVVNPNMMNILSASMG, from the exons ATGGCAAAAAG GCTAGATGGCAAAGTCGCAATTGTAACTGGTGGGGCAAACGGCATTGGAGCAAGTACTGTGTTCCTCTTCCATGAACATGGTGCCAAGGTTGTCATTGCTGATATACAAGATAACCTAGGCCAAAAGATTGCAGATAAGCTTGGGGAAAATGTTAGCTACGTCCATTGTGATGTGACAAATGAAGATGATATCTGCAATCTTATTGACACCACCGTTGCCAAACATGGACAACTCGATGTAATGTATAACAATGCAGGCATCATGGACAGTGGTAGCCCATTTGGGAGAATTCTGGATGCAAAGAAGTCAGATCTAGAGCGAGTTATTAGCGTGAACTTGGTTGGCTCTTTCCTAGGAGCCAAACATGCGGCAAGGGTTATGGTACCACAGCGCAAAGGATGCATACTATTTACTTCTAGTGCAACCACAGCAATAGCAGGAATGTCAAGTCATGCTTATGCAGCCTCAAAGTATGCAATTGTGGGGGTAGCTAAAGGCTTGGCAGCTGAGCTTGGCCAATATGGTATAAGAGTAAATTGTGTGTCTCCATTTGCAGTCTTGGGGACTGGTATATCTGGAGAGAGGAGTGAAGCTGATGTATCTAAAGCAGAATTCGTGCTAAGTAATCATGTTGGTAATCTAAAGGGACAAATTCTCAAGGCAGAAGATGTAGCACGAGCTGCACTTTACTTGGCTAGCGATGAAGCAAATTATATAAGCGGGCTCAATCTTTTGGTAGATGGAGGATATAGTGTGGTGAATCCTAACATGATGAATATTTTAAGCGCCTCCATGGGTTAA